One genomic region from Nocardia vinacea encodes:
- a CDS encoding FAD-binding dehydrogenase, whose translation MTMTDPSPEFTQEADVIVVGAGLAGLVATHELVKAGRKVHVLDQENRNNLGGQAFWSLGGLFFVDSPEQRRLGIKDSYELALQDWFGSAGFDREDQDYWARQWARAYVRFAATEKRDYLHELGLRVTPLVGWAERGGAFADGHGNSVPRFHLTWGTGPEVVRVFQEPVLEGERRGLVGFSFRHRVDELIVEDGAVVGVRGSVLEQTDLERGRASSRNVVGDFEFRAKAVIVTSGGIGHNHELIRRNWPTERLGPAPETMISGVPAHVDGRMLGISETAGGAIVNRDRMWHYTEGINNWNPIWPDHAIRIIPGPSSLWFDANGKRLPAPCFPGFDTNSTMKEILATGYDYSWFVLTQSIIEKEFALSGSEQNPDITGKDLKLTLKSRVAKGAPGPVEAFKQHGVDFVVANTLRELVDGMNKIARGPQLDFDELEQQIVARDRDVANKYSKDAQLMAINNARRYFGDKAGRVAKPHRILDPANGPLIAVRLNILTRKTLGGLQTNLDSQVMRPDGTPLPGLYAAGEVAGFGGGGVHGYNALEGTFLGGCIFSGRAAGRALATKPS comes from the coding sequence ATGACCATGACCGACCCGAGTCCCGAATTCACGCAAGAGGCAGATGTCATCGTCGTCGGTGCGGGCCTGGCCGGGCTCGTGGCGACCCACGAACTGGTCAAGGCCGGCCGCAAGGTGCATGTGCTGGACCAGGAGAATCGCAATAACCTCGGCGGCCAGGCCTTCTGGTCGCTCGGCGGATTGTTCTTCGTGGACAGTCCGGAGCAGCGCCGCCTCGGCATCAAGGACTCCTACGAACTGGCACTGCAGGATTGGTTCGGTTCGGCGGGTTTCGATCGTGAGGACCAGGACTACTGGGCCCGCCAGTGGGCGCGGGCCTATGTGCGCTTCGCGGCCACCGAGAAGCGGGACTATCTGCACGAGTTGGGTCTACGGGTGACGCCACTGGTCGGTTGGGCCGAGCGCGGCGGTGCCTTCGCTGATGGGCACGGCAATTCGGTGCCGCGCTTCCACCTCACCTGGGGTACCGGCCCCGAGGTGGTGCGGGTATTCCAGGAGCCGGTGCTCGAGGGTGAGCGCCGCGGACTGGTCGGCTTCAGTTTCCGGCATCGGGTCGACGAGTTGATCGTCGAGGACGGTGCGGTGGTCGGCGTGCGCGGCAGCGTGCTCGAGCAGACCGATCTGGAACGCGGTCGGGCTTCGTCACGAAATGTAGTCGGCGACTTCGAATTCCGTGCCAAGGCGGTGATCGTGACCTCCGGCGGTATCGGCCACAATCACGAGCTGATCCGCCGCAACTGGCCCACCGAACGGCTCGGTCCGGCGCCGGAGACCATGATCTCCGGTGTGCCCGCACATGTGGACGGGCGGATGCTCGGCATCTCCGAGACCGCGGGCGGCGCCATCGTCAATCGCGATCGCATGTGGCACTACACCGAGGGCATCAACAACTGGAATCCGATCTGGCCCGATCACGCCATCCGGATCATCCCCGGTCCGTCCTCGCTGTGGTTCGACGCCAATGGAAAGCGTTTGCCCGCACCGTGTTTCCCGGGCTTCGACACCAATTCGACCATGAAGGAAATCCTGGCCACCGGCTACGACTACTCCTGGTTCGTGCTCACCCAGTCGATCATCGAGAAGGAGTTCGCGCTATCGGGCTCGGAGCAGAATCCGGATATCACCGGTAAGGACCTCAAACTCACCCTCAAGAGCCGGGTGGCCAAGGGCGCGCCCGGTCCGGTCGAGGCGTTCAAACAGCACGGGGTCGACTTCGTGGTCGCGAATACCCTGCGCGAGTTGGTCGATGGCATGAACAAGATCGCACGCGGCCCACAGTTGGACTTCGACGAGTTGGAACAGCAGATCGTCGCCCGCGATCGTGATGTCGCCAATAAGTACTCCAAGGATGCGCAGCTGATGGCGATCAACAATGCGCGCCGGTATTTCGGCGATAAGGCGGGCCGCGTGGCCAAACCGCATCGCATCCTCGATCCAGCCAACGGGCCGCTGATCGCGGTGCGGCTCAATATCTTGACCCGCAAAACCCTCGGCGGACTGCAGACCAATCTGGATTCGCAGGTGATGCGACCGGATGGCACCCCGCTGCCCGGACTGTATGCCGCAGGCGAGGTCGCCGGATTCGGTGGCGGCGGTGTGCACGGCTACAACGCGCTGGAGGGCACCTTCCTCGGTGGCTGTATCTTCTCCGGCCGCGCCGCCGGACGGGCGCTGGCAACGAAACCCAGCTAG
- a CDS encoding bifunctional 3,4-dihydroxy-2-butanone-4-phosphate synthase/GTP cyclohydrolase II, translating into MRTEFAQQRSLDTIETALAALAAGGMVVVVDDEDRENEGDLVLAAALATPEAIAFMVRHTSGVLCAPLPGADLDRLQLPPMTPINEDPKGTAYTVSVDAASGVTTGISAADRAHTVRTLADPRTTPDELTRPGHVFPLRAHPSGVLGRAGHTEAAVDLTRLAGLRPAGVIAEVVNDDGSMARLPQLLDFAETHALPIISIADLIAYRRRAEPTLTRVVQTRLPTRYGEFRLIGYCDEISGTETLAMVFGEPSSESVLVRLHSECLTGDALGSLRCDCGDQLDAALRAIAEEGSGVVVYLRGQEGRGIGLLNKLRAYELQDRGADTVEANLALGLPVDARGYAAGAQVFADLGIRSVRLLSNNPAKQAGLEHYGVTVVRRLPLQATPTEHNIRYLRAKRDRMDHQLSGVDAEQARATS; encoded by the coding sequence ATGCGCACCGAATTCGCACAGCAGCGTTCGCTGGACACGATCGAGACGGCGCTCGCCGCCCTCGCCGCGGGCGGCATGGTCGTGGTGGTCGACGATGAAGATCGCGAGAACGAGGGCGATCTGGTCCTCGCCGCCGCACTGGCGACGCCCGAAGCCATCGCCTTCATGGTCCGCCACACCAGCGGCGTGCTGTGCGCACCGCTGCCCGGCGCGGATCTGGATCGGCTCCAGCTGCCGCCCATGACACCGATCAACGAGGACCCCAAGGGGACCGCGTATACGGTGTCGGTGGATGCGGCTTCCGGTGTGACGACCGGGATTTCGGCCGCCGACCGCGCCCACACCGTGCGCACGCTGGCGGATCCCCGCACCACGCCGGACGAGCTGACCAGACCCGGCCACGTCTTCCCGCTGCGCGCGCATCCCAGCGGTGTGCTCGGCCGTGCGGGCCACACCGAGGCCGCTGTCGACCTGACCCGGCTGGCCGGATTGCGACCGGCGGGTGTGATTGCCGAAGTCGTGAACGACGACGGCTCGATGGCCCGTCTGCCGCAATTGCTCGACTTCGCCGAAACCCATGCACTGCCGATCATTTCGATCGCCGATCTGATCGCTTACCGCCGCCGGGCCGAACCCACCCTGACCAGGGTCGTGCAGACCCGCTTGCCGACTCGATACGGCGAATTCCGCCTCATCGGCTACTGCGACGAGATCTCCGGAACCGAAACCCTCGCAATGGTTTTCGGCGAACCGAGTAGCGAATCCGTATTGGTGCGGCTGCATTCGGAATGCCTCACCGGTGACGCCCTCGGCTCGCTGCGCTGCGATTGTGGCGACCAACTCGACGCAGCGTTGCGTGCGATCGCCGAGGAGGGCAGTGGCGTGGTGGTCTATCTGCGCGGACAGGAGGGGCGGGGCATCGGATTGTTGAACAAGTTGCGGGCGTACGAATTACAGGATCGCGGCGCCGATACGGTCGAAGCGAATCTCGCACTCGGGTTGCCGGTCGATGCCCGTGGGTATGCGGCGGGTGCGCAGGTGTTCGCCGATCTGGGCATTCGGTCGGTTCGGCTGCTCAGCAACAACCCGGCCAAACAGGCGGGCCTGGAACACTACGGGGTAACGGTGGTGCGGCGGCTGCCGCTGCAGGCGACGCCGACCGAACACAATATCCGCTACCTGCGCGCCAAGCGCGATCGGATGGATCATCAACTCTCGGGTGTGGACGCCGAGCAGGCAAGGGCCACCTCGTAG
- the hemC gene encoding hydroxymethylbilane synthase, which produces MSRTRVIRIGTRSSPMALAQAEQVAGLLAGLGVESELVKVTTAGDRWMGDLSKLGGKGAFVKEIDRALLDDEADLAVHCLKDIPGDIPVPEGLAFAGYLPREDVHDAVITRTGAPLADLPEGTVVGTSSVRRTAQLRLHYPHLAVKPLRGNVNTRLARLEEGHIDVLIAAVSGLHRVDQAHRITETLDLDTMCPPIGAGVIALQCRHDDTQLLDLGARLDDPATHRHADAERAMLHALQGHCNSPIAGHATTDPTGRLTLHGKVFNLDGSQWLDAKHWGVPEDPSALGFFVGADLLRQGARAIIDSIPH; this is translated from the coding sequence ATGTCGCGTACGCGCGTTATTCGGATCGGCACCCGCTCCAGCCCGATGGCCCTGGCCCAGGCCGAGCAGGTCGCCGGATTGCTGGCCGGGCTCGGCGTCGAGAGCGAGCTGGTCAAGGTAACCACGGCGGGCGATCGGTGGATGGGCGACCTGTCGAAGCTCGGGGGTAAGGGCGCCTTCGTCAAGGAGATCGATCGAGCCCTGCTCGATGACGAGGCCGATCTGGCGGTGCATTGCCTCAAGGACATTCCCGGGGATATTCCGGTGCCGGAAGGGCTCGCCTTCGCCGGTTATCTGCCGCGCGAGGACGTGCACGATGCGGTGATCACGCGCACCGGTGCACCACTCGCGGATCTCCCCGAGGGCACGGTCGTCGGCACCAGCTCGGTGCGCCGGACCGCACAGCTGCGGCTGCACTATCCGCATCTTGCGGTGAAACCGTTGCGCGGCAACGTCAATACCCGATTGGCGCGCCTCGAAGAAGGCCATATCGATGTGCTGATCGCGGCCGTATCCGGCCTGCACCGCGTCGACCAGGCGCACCGGATCACCGAAACCCTCGACCTGGACACCATGTGCCCGCCGATCGGGGCCGGCGTGATCGCACTGCAGTGCCGCCACGACGACACCCAACTACTCGATCTCGGTGCGCGCCTGGACGATCCGGCCACCCACCGTCACGCGGATGCCGAGCGGGCAATGCTGCACGCACTGCAGGGCCACTGCAACTCCCCGATCGCCGGACACGCGACGACCGACCCCACCGGACGACTCACTCTGCACGGCAAGGTCTTCAACCTCGACGGCAGCCAGTGGTTGGACGCCAAACACTGGGGCGTCCCGGAGGACCCGAGCGCCCTCGGCTTCTTCGTCGGCGCGGACCTTCTGCGCCAAGGCGCACGCGCGATCATCGACTCGATCCCGCACTGA
- a CDS encoding bifunctional metallophosphatase/5'-nucleotidase: protein MTAHRRIGMIIAGLVSIALVAGCGTASDSGHPTTSTAPGVIPLISTDDLRGAQSDEVHLFGLNDFHGNLQLPASSNGKIAGYDAGGAAYLATHLARLKQAYPASAVVSAGDNIGASPLVSGLFHDEPTITFLNSIGLAASSVGNHEFDSGVVELARLQQGGCALAGCSPGAPFTGAKFPFLAANVTGADGKLPPTLRPWTMLEVGGHKIGVIGTVTPETASIVLPEGIRGYTFGDEVAAINRYVPEVKSAGAQTVVALVHDGGVQKTVQNAAVDYNGCANISPEVTALATGVDPAVRVLFTGHSHQPYVCTIDGKVVTQAASYGRLITDVTLRFGADGVQASAVNRVVTREVTPDAATTSLIDFYAEQAKPRAERPVGVAAASLPHEPAGSGESPLGDVIADSMLSVTAAAPASAVAAFMNPGGVRTDLKSGQISYGDIYSVQPFGNQVVTVTMTGSQVLRLLEQQWSNGKTTVLSPAGLTYTYVESSPKGGKVVADSVRIGGQPLNPVATYRITTNSFLASGGDGFTVFTESTDKTVGPVDLDAFETYLKGRPPLESPPARAGKR from the coding sequence ATGACAGCGCACCGTCGCATCGGCATGATCATTGCGGGACTCGTGAGCATCGCCCTGGTGGCGGGGTGCGGTACCGCATCGGACAGCGGTCACCCGACCACCTCGACGGCCCCGGGAGTGATCCCGCTCATCTCGACCGACGATCTGCGCGGCGCGCAGTCGGATGAGGTACATCTGTTCGGGCTCAACGATTTCCACGGCAATCTGCAACTACCGGCGAGTTCGAACGGCAAGATCGCCGGATACGACGCGGGCGGTGCGGCCTACCTCGCCACCCATCTGGCCCGGTTGAAGCAGGCGTATCCGGCCAGTGCCGTGGTGTCGGCGGGCGACAATATCGGCGCGAGCCCGCTGGTCTCCGGACTCTTCCACGACGAGCCGACCATCACCTTCCTGAATTCCATCGGACTGGCCGCCTCCTCGGTGGGCAATCACGAATTCGACAGCGGTGTCGTCGAATTGGCGCGACTGCAGCAGGGCGGATGCGCGCTCGCCGGATGCTCGCCCGGCGCGCCGTTCACTGGAGCGAAGTTTCCCTTTCTGGCCGCCAATGTCACCGGTGCGGACGGTAAGCTGCCGCCCACGCTGCGGCCGTGGACGATGCTCGAGGTCGGCGGACACAAGATCGGTGTCATCGGCACGGTGACGCCCGAGACGGCGAGTATTGTTCTGCCGGAAGGTATTCGGGGCTACACCTTCGGCGACGAGGTCGCGGCGATCAATCGCTATGTCCCCGAGGTGAAGTCGGCCGGTGCGCAAACGGTGGTGGCGTTGGTGCACGACGGTGGTGTGCAGAAAACAGTCCAGAATGCGGCGGTCGACTACAACGGTTGTGCGAATATCTCCCCCGAGGTCACCGCATTGGCAACCGGTGTCGATCCCGCGGTCCGGGTGCTGTTCACCGGACATTCGCATCAGCCGTATGTCTGCACCATCGATGGCAAGGTGGTCACCCAGGCCGCCTCCTACGGTCGGCTGATCACCGATGTCACCCTGCGCTTCGGCGCCGACGGTGTGCAGGCATCGGCGGTCAACCGGGTGGTGACCCGGGAGGTCACTCCGGACGCGGCCACCACCTCGCTGATCGACTTCTATGCCGAGCAGGCCAAGCCGCGCGCGGAGCGGCCGGTCGGCGTCGCGGCGGCGTCGCTGCCACACGAACCGGCGGGCTCCGGTGAATCGCCGCTCGGTGACGTCATCGCCGACTCGATGCTCTCGGTCACCGCGGCTGCGCCCGCATCGGCGGTCGCGGCATTCATGAATCCGGGCGGTGTGCGCACCGATTTGAAGTCCGGTCAGATCAGCTACGGCGATATCTACAGCGTGCAGCCGTTCGGCAATCAAGTCGTCACCGTCACCATGACGGGCAGTCAGGTCCTGCGTCTGCTCGAACAGCAATGGAGCAACGGCAAGACGACCGTGCTCTCGCCCGCCGGGCTCACCTACACCTATGTCGAGTCGAGTCCGAAGGGCGGCAAGGTCGTCGCCGACAGCGTGCGCATCGGCGGCCAACCCCTCAACCCGGTCGCCACCTACCGCATCACCACCAACAGCTTCCTGGCTTCGGGCGGCGACGGTTTCACGGTCTTCACCGAGAGCACCGACAAGACTGTCGGGCCCGTCGATCTTGATGCTTTCGAGACCTACCTGAAGGGCCGCCCCCCGCTGGAATCGCCGCCCGCCCGCGCCGGGAAGCGCTGA
- a CDS encoding expansin EXLX1 family cellulose-binding protein, translating into MHRIPIEHQHFRSGWLWLPVGVLLTAAAVVVWIARPERQSSCTATPSVPDTGTETSRMMVASSSTGIANWHTVDASPPTRPGEARYYSFGPGPACSFAGLPTNGFYVGVSTREYGHADLCGAYLDVHGPRGDVRVLIADRCPGCAPGQLDLSTAAFEQIADRSDGVAQIRYSVVRDPLPAPELIYELKPDSSPSWLAMLVTGSGNPIQRVALRSAADGPWHELNRGMDNYWTISGAGPGPFSAQVTDVRGHQVEITRISLEQGERYTGLSLYTEPVPEPLPAPTPEITNTTPQQPSSIAATGCAN; encoded by the coding sequence GTGCACCGAATACCTATCGAACACCAGCACTTCCGCTCGGGCTGGCTGTGGTTGCCCGTTGGCGTCTTGCTGACTGCGGCGGCGGTCGTGGTCTGGATCGCCAGACCCGAGCGACAGTCGTCCTGCACAGCGACACCTTCGGTCCCGGATACCGGGACCGAAACCTCGCGAATGATGGTGGCCAGCAGCAGTACCGGCATTGCCAACTGGCATACGGTGGACGCGTCGCCACCCACCCGGCCGGGGGAGGCGCGGTACTACTCGTTCGGTCCCGGTCCCGCGTGTTCGTTTGCCGGACTGCCGACGAATGGCTTCTACGTGGGCGTCTCCACGCGGGAATACGGTCACGCCGATCTGTGCGGTGCCTACCTCGACGTGCACGGTCCGCGCGGTGATGTCCGGGTGCTCATCGCCGACCGCTGCCCGGGATGTGCTCCTGGACAACTGGATTTGAGTACGGCCGCATTCGAACAGATCGCTGACCGGTCCGACGGCGTCGCGCAGATCCGCTACTCCGTGGTCCGCGATCCGCTGCCCGCGCCGGAGCTGATCTACGAGCTGAAGCCGGACTCCTCGCCCTCCTGGCTGGCCATGCTGGTGACCGGATCGGGAAATCCCATCCAGCGGGTCGCTTTACGGTCCGCTGCGGACGGGCCGTGGCATGAGCTCAATCGAGGCATGGACAACTACTGGACGATCAGCGGCGCCGGGCCGGGTCCGTTCTCGGCACAGGTGACCGATGTCCGCGGGCATCAGGTGGAGATCACCCGGATCTCGTTGGAGCAGGGCGAGCGGTACACCGGCCTGAGTCTCTATACCGAGCCTGTCCCGGAACCTCTGCCCGCGCCCACGCCGGAGATCACGAACACGACACCGCAGCAGCCATCCAGCATCGCCGCGACGGGCTGTGCGAACTAG
- a CDS encoding PadR family transcriptional regulator, which translates to MTEAKSPASAEVPDLPTTSWAVLGMLSHADELSGYDLKKWADWSLQFFYWSPSFSQIYAELKRLEKHGYATSRTVLQDDGVRGKRMYAITASGRTAAAQWVNHAPVEAPVLKHSVMLRAWLGHLAEPDRLREILSEHIGYAERMRKLAEVDAEGADENPDWAYPGAVLRWCIRHYEAERDFAEALLADVDKLATKTAPKKSAKGKGRRAS; encoded by the coding sequence GTGACCGAAGCGAAGTCTCCGGCGAGCGCCGAAGTTCCCGACCTGCCGACGACGAGTTGGGCCGTGCTCGGCATGCTCTCGCACGCCGACGAACTCTCCGGCTACGACCTGAAGAAATGGGCCGACTGGAGCCTCCAATTCTTCTATTGGAGCCCATCGTTCAGCCAGATCTACGCCGAGCTCAAACGCCTCGAGAAACACGGTTACGCCACCTCGCGCACGGTGCTGCAGGACGACGGCGTGCGCGGCAAGCGCATGTACGCCATTACCGCGAGCGGTCGCACGGCGGCGGCGCAGTGGGTGAACCACGCACCGGTGGAGGCGCCGGTGCTCAAGCACAGTGTCATGTTGCGCGCCTGGCTGGGGCATCTCGCCGAACCGGACCGATTGCGCGAAATCCTCTCCGAGCACATCGGATATGCGGAGCGGATGCGCAAACTCGCCGAGGTCGATGCCGAGGGCGCCGACGAGAATCCGGATTGGGCCTATCCGGGCGCGGTATTACGTTGGTGCATACGGCATTACGAGGCCGAGCGTGATTTCGCCGAGGCCCTGCTCGCCGACGTGGATAAACTCGCGACGAAGACCGCTCCGAAGAAGTCCGCGAAGGGCAAGGGACGCCGCGCTTCCTGA
- a CDS encoding acyl-CoA dehydrogenase family protein, producing the protein MIYSDEHQEFRALVRRYVEQKINPRVDEWERAEWMPLHEIFADMAKLGMLGLEYDPAYGGQGADHLFTVVLCQELGRVAHGSFPMALGVQVAMATPSLHAHGSEELKQEYLAPAMRGEMVCGVAVTEPEAGSDVAGIRTHARRDGDDWVINGSKMFITNAVQADWLCTLVRTSDEGGYRGMSQIIIPTSTPGFRVDRKLDKLGMRASDTGLLTFDNVRVPVRNTIGEIGRGFQQQMSQFVMERMFASYSVPITCAIELEATRDYARDRKLFGHPLSANQYLQYTYAELAARVDMLRVYTESTAQSYMAGTDVTRMATISKLEAARLGRQVADWCLQVHGGMGYMEETWTSRAYRDSRLLSIGGGADEVMLRVLSMMDGFTD; encoded by the coding sequence GTGATCTACAGCGATGAGCATCAGGAGTTCCGGGCACTGGTTCGGCGGTATGTCGAGCAGAAAATCAATCCACGCGTCGACGAGTGGGAACGGGCCGAGTGGATGCCGCTGCACGAGATCTTCGCCGATATGGCGAAGCTCGGGATGCTGGGGCTGGAATACGATCCGGCCTACGGCGGCCAGGGTGCGGACCATCTGTTCACGGTTGTGCTGTGCCAGGAGCTCGGGCGGGTCGCCCACGGCTCGTTCCCGATGGCGCTCGGGGTGCAGGTCGCGATGGCGACGCCGTCGCTGCACGCGCACGGCAGCGAAGAACTCAAACAGGAGTATCTCGCGCCCGCTATGCGCGGCGAAATGGTCTGTGGTGTAGCGGTTACCGAACCGGAAGCGGGTTCGGATGTGGCGGGGATTCGCACGCACGCCCGGCGCGACGGTGACGACTGGGTGATCAACGGCTCGAAGATGTTCATTACCAATGCCGTTCAGGCCGACTGGCTCTGCACCTTGGTGCGCACCTCCGACGAGGGCGGCTACCGCGGCATGAGCCAGATCATCATCCCCACCAGCACCCCGGGCTTCCGGGTCGACCGCAAACTCGACAAGCTCGGTATGCGCGCCTCCGACACCGGCCTGCTCACCTTCGACAATGTCCGAGTTCCGGTGCGCAACACCATCGGTGAAATCGGCCGCGGCTTCCAGCAGCAGATGTCGCAATTCGTGATGGAGCGCATGTTCGCCTCCTACAGCGTCCCCATCACCTGCGCCATCGAACTCGAGGCCACCCGCGACTACGCCCGCGACCGAAAGCTGTTCGGCCACCCGCTCAGCGCGAACCAATACCTGCAATACACCTACGCCGAACTCGCGGCCCGCGTCGACATGCTCCGCGTCTACACCGAGTCCACCGCCCAGTCCTACATGGCAGGCACCGATGTGACTCGGATGGCCACGATCTCCAAACTGGAGGCCGCCCGCCTCGGCCGACAGGTCGCCGACTGGTGCCTACAGGTGCACGGCGGCATGGGGTACATGGAAGAAACCTGGACCTCCCGCGCCTACCGCGACAGCCGCCTGCTCAGCATCGGCGGCGGTGCCGACGAAGTCATGCTCCGCGTGCTGTCCATGATGGACGGCTTCACCGACTGA
- a CDS encoding TetR/AcrR family transcriptional regulator: MASTTDADTPVRRVTRRRTETRKRLLTAAYQVFAEEGFGRASVERVCERAGYTRGAFYSNFTSLDELFLAMWEQRSAAMIAGIRATLDGFSVDGIADIRAAVERLDRAVPIDEDWFRITAEFTSHALRTPSLRQVMAGREEAIVAALMPTIVAALARVGRTVPDPVALGQALVAVHDGTAVQVLMEPRSRKVRMRRTDLFCHIVLAYSTETEG, translated from the coding sequence TTGGCCTCGACCACCGATGCGGATACCCCGGTGCGCCGGGTGACCCGCCGGCGCACCGAGACACGTAAACGCCTGCTGACCGCCGCGTATCAGGTCTTCGCCGAAGAGGGCTTCGGCCGCGCCTCGGTGGAGCGCGTCTGCGAACGGGCCGGATACACCCGTGGCGCCTTCTACTCCAACTTCACCTCGCTCGACGAGTTGTTCCTGGCCATGTGGGAGCAGCGATCGGCCGCCATGATCGCCGGTATCCGCGCGACCCTCGACGGCTTCTCGGTCGACGGCATCGCCGATATCCGCGCCGCGGTCGAACGCTTGGACCGCGCCGTGCCGATCGATGAGGACTGGTTTCGCATCACCGCCGAATTCACCTCGCACGCGCTGCGCACACCAAGCCTGCGGCAGGTGATGGCCGGGCGCGAGGAGGCGATCGTCGCGGCGCTGATGCCGACGATCGTCGCCGCACTGGCCCGCGTCGGCCGGACCGTGCCCGATCCCGTCGCGCTCGGACAGGCCCTGGTCGCGGTGCACGACGGCACCGCCGTTCAGGTGCTGATGGAACCCCGCAGCCGCAAAGTGCGCATGCGACGCACCGACCTTTTCTGCCACATCGTGCTGGCCTACAGCACCGAGACCGAAGGATGA
- a CDS encoding zinc-binding alcohol dehydrogenase family protein, with the protein MTGWRVRRPGPIDGGPLDFVREAVREPAAGELSVRVLACGVCRTDLHVAEGDLPVHRPGVVPGHEVVGEVVAQGPGSAGALGSSAPEFAVGDRVGIAWLRHTCGICRYCLRGAENLCPNSEYTGWDADGGYAEYATVPAAYAHRLPDGYSDMETAPLLCAGIIGYRALQRADVPRGGRLGIYGFGGSAHIAAQVALARGAEVHVMTRDRAARELAADLGAASVQGAADRPPVQLDSAILFAPVGELVLPALEALDRGGVLAIAGIHLSDIPALNYQRHLFQEREIRSVTANTRADAREFLALAGEHRIHVTTTGYSLGTADRALADLAHGRFTGAAVLIP; encoded by the coding sequence ATGACCGGCTGGCGAGTACGACGGCCGGGACCGATCGATGGCGGACCGCTCGACTTCGTTCGCGAAGCGGTGCGCGAACCCGCGGCCGGTGAACTCTCGGTGCGGGTACTGGCCTGCGGGGTCTGTCGCACCGACCTGCATGTCGCCGAGGGGGATCTGCCGGTGCATCGGCCCGGTGTAGTGCCGGGGCACGAGGTGGTGGGTGAGGTGGTGGCCCAGGGGCCGGGATCCGCTGGGGCACTCGGATCTTCGGCTCCCGAGTTCGCGGTCGGTGATCGTGTCGGTATCGCCTGGTTGCGCCACACCTGCGGCATCTGCCGGTACTGTCTGCGCGGCGCGGAGAATCTCTGCCCGAATTCGGAGTACACGGGCTGGGACGCGGACGGCGGTTACGCCGAATATGCCACTGTCCCAGCGGCTTACGCTCACCGGCTGCCCGACGGATACAGCGATATGGAAACCGCGCCGCTGCTGTGCGCCGGGATCATCGGCTATCGGGCGCTGCAGCGTGCCGATGTGCCCAGGGGTGGACGGCTCGGGATCTACGGTTTCGGCGGCAGCGCGCATATCGCCGCGCAGGTGGCGTTGGCGCGGGGTGCCGAAGTGCATGTGATGACCAGGGATCGGGCGGCGCGCGAGTTGGCCGCCGACCTCGGCGCCGCCTCGGTGCAGGGTGCGGCGGATCGGCCTCCGGTGCAATTGGATTCGGCGATCTTGTTCGCGCCGGTCGGCGAGCTGGTGCTGCCCGCACTGGAAGCGCTCGATCGCGGCGGCGTCCTTGCCATCGCGGGCATCCATCTCAGCGATATCCCGGCGCTGAACTATCAGCGGCATCTGTTCCAGGAGCGCGAGATTCGCTCGGTGACTGCCAATACCCGCGCCGACGCACGCGAATTCCTCGCGCTGGCGGGCGAACACCGAATACATGTGACCACAACGGGGTACTCCCTCGGTACGGCAGATCGAGCCCTCGCGGATCTCGCACACGGACGTTTCACCGGCGCAGCGGTTCTCATCCCATAG
- a CDS encoding cutinase family protein, translating to MEIRKVRIFEKWRLARVFAVLLLVATAGVVTSIGAQARADCAAVDVVVARGTGEPGWLGSVVGDPLYGTLLQALPVSSSAYRVDYPADLLDPTSLSRGTQDMTDHVIRQSQMCPDQQFILVGYSQGAAVVHGVVGTGIVTALPGIYVLPGDLEWKVSAVLLFGDPLRLIGWGVPGNYAWKTADYCTGGDPICGGGFDPNQHGNYGWAFWPAADFAAGRV from the coding sequence ATGGAAATCCGGAAGGTAAGAATTTTCGAGAAGTGGCGGCTGGCACGGGTATTCGCTGTGCTATTGCTCGTCGCTACGGCGGGGGTGGTGACCAGCATCGGCGCGCAGGCACGGGCGGACTGTGCCGCGGTCGATGTGGTCGTCGCCAGAGGCACCGGGGAACCCGGGTGGCTGGGCTCCGTCGTCGGCGACCCGCTGTATGGCACGCTGCTCCAAGCACTTCCGGTGAGCAGCAGCGCTTACCGGGTGGACTATCCCGCGGACCTGCTCGACCCCACGTCGCTCAGCCGCGGCACCCAGGACATGACCGACCATGTCATTCGGCAGTCGCAAATGTGCCCGGATCAGCAGTTCATCCTGGTCGGCTACTCGCAGGGCGCGGCCGTCGTGCACGGTGTCGTCGGCACCGGCATCGTGACCGCGCTGCCCGGGATCTACGTGCTCCCCGGCGATCTCGAATGGAAGGTCTCCGCGGTTCTGCTGTTCGGTGATCCCCTCCGCCTGATCGGATGGGGCGTCCCCGGTAACTACGCCTGGAAGACCGCCGATTACTGCACCGGTGGTGATCCGATCTGCGGTGGCGGCTTCGACCCGAACCAGCACGGGAACTACGGCTGGGCATTCTGGCCGGCCGCGGATTTCGCGGCGGGCCGGGTATAA